In a genomic window of Bemisia tabaci chromosome 1, PGI_BMITA_v3:
- the LOC140224034 gene encoding uncharacterized protein: MQTIEGPALLAQEPGSNKLFDIYNTTNTLTYHLIDREAVGFYNAPLANYSPLLPERGAMRDVAVFPHPTIHRIPRTSFKSALKMTDKSETKEKYSTPWQPVFETPIPRHMYLEEWNNKHVRCLTAMYLSEYNSTIANKAPAAINLLKF, encoded by the exons ATGCAAACTATCGAGGGACCAGCTCTTCTAGCACAAGAACCCGGATCGAATAAACTTTTTGACATCTACAATACGACAAACACACTGACATATCATCTTATAGATCGC GAAGCGGTTGGCTTCTACAACGCACCACTTGCCAACTATTCTCCTCTGCTTCCAGAACGCGGAGCAATGCGGGACGTAGCagtttttccgcatccaactaTTCACCGTATCCCAAGGACAAGCTTCAAAAGTGCGTTGAAGAT gaCAGACAAATCAGAGACAAAGGAGAAATATTCCACACCATGGCAACCCGTGTTCGAGACGCCCATACCAAGACACATGTACCTGGAAGAGTGGAACAACAAGCATGTGCGTTGCTTGACTGCAATGTACTTAAGCGAATACAATAGCACAATCGCTAACAAGGCACCCGCGGCgataaatttattaaaattttaa
- the LOC109038331 gene encoding uncharacterized protein, whose amino-acid sequence MLPKGVSGCALLISCFLSSVLFFLSGSPLEVPRLNSRLLSGMCGILLFFTSIMHTLLYSHLSDKLISKRTLIQCLNYPLKTPRFTDYLIPLVGVVFYSQLIKRFLDLNTKWQGVVTALPDAAVPQKGIESVRLMHHDLCQANLNFNYYHGLQFLIFFLSIFLKLVTDLAFFLYLYIPDIELQCVVYVGYFINFTLFLAVSGSLLRVKQRVSCEVKKLQLSNLSSKCVSQVLLYLGQIKTDRCEVVANGFAHFDRPFMISIISATATALIVIIQMGPNTFHLTQADIEDDCC is encoded by the exons ATGTTGCCAAAAGGTGTATCCGGCTGTGCCCTCCTAATCTCATGTTTTTTatcctctgtgttattttttctcagtggcTCTCCCCTGGAGGTCCCTCGGCTCAACAGTCGTCTGCTGAGCGGAATGTGCGGCATCCTCCTCTTCTTCACATCCATCATGCACACCCTCCTGTACTCCCACCTGAGCGACAAGCTCATCTCCAAACGCACCCTCATCCAGTGCCTCAACTACCCCCTCAAGACCCCCCGCTTCACCGACTACCTCATCCCTCTCGTGGGCGTCGTGTTCTACTCGCAGCTCATCAAGCGGTTCCTGGACCTGAACACCAAGTGGCAGGGCGTCGTCACCGCGCTCCCGGACGCCGCCGTCCCTCAGAAAGGGATCGAAAGCGTCCGGCTCATGCACCACGATTTGTGCCAAGCCAACCTCAACTTCAATTACTACCACGGACTCCAGttccttattttcttcttgagtatttttttgAAGCTCGTCACTGACTTGGCCTTCTTCCTGTACCTGTACATCCCTGATATCGAGCTGCAGTGCGTTGTTTATGTCGggtatttcatcaatttcacCCTCTTCCTCGCCGTTTCGGGAAGCTTGTTGAGAGTT AAACAACGGGTGAGCtgtgaagtaaaaaaattacagttgaGCAATTTATCTTCAAAGTGTGTCAGTCAG GTATTATTGTATTTAGGACAAATCAAAACAGATAGGTGCGAAGTTGTGGCTAATGGGTTCGCGCATTTTGACCGACCGTTCATGATTTCC ATCATTTCGGCTACAGCAACCGCACTGATTGTGATCATACAGATGGGACCGAATACATTCCATTTGACTCAAGCAGACATTGAGGATGACTGCTGCTAA
- the LOC140223735 gene encoding uncharacterized protein: MKKHGGVNLAFEKPTSEPFADYFGDVIAPFKVLGLYLSDATRTPSSSPRAIGILFGVYTVLILLLKLRFHPIANRFDAMFLLESIMMTVRCLSIIASFLAASRRLGVLTASIQNFDAKMPRPVAQERRPLLWWSFYAIAVVYVGFLVRESYLHNVHLHRIGNGYGKVAFVIACLLDYPVAFFWLVCPIPFLVLCQQLTRRFESLQSLLEAQLAGIVARDRLAGNPQNSIENVRLLHAELTGLAELFGSSFGLYLTNYFLFTFLKQLILFYKCLYVTKKFKLIRILLFVQTWVGAFLHSSFSEALMASSSKIIEVLRSCPTTKLPTLHCQEQVLLFTTQLQTAKLTITASELFTVDRQLLTSMIMAVTTYIIVIIQLTPDINLILSRFNLNETAH, encoded by the exons ATGAAAAAG CACGGTGGCGTTAATCTAGCTTTCGAAAAACCGACCTCAGAGCCATTCGCTGACTATTTCGGTGACGTCATCGCGCCTTTCAAAGTTCTGGGCCTTTACCTGTCGGACGCCACCCGGACCCCTTCCTCCTCCCCGCGGGCGATCGGGATCCTCTTCGGCGTGTACACGGTGCTGATCCTCTTGCTCAAGCTCCGCTTCCACCCGATCGCCAACCGCTTCGACGCAATGTTCCTCCTGGAGAGCATCATGATGACCGTCCGCTGCCTCAGCATCATCGCCAGCTtcctcgcggcgtcgcggcgcctcGGGGTTCTCACCGCGAGCATCCAGAACTTCGACGCCAAAATGCCCCGCCCCGTCGCGCAGGAGAGGAGGCCTCTGCTCTGGTGGTCCTTCTACGCAATCGCGGTCGTTTACGTCGGCTTCCTCGTTCGAGAGAGCTACCTCCACAACGTCCACTTGCATCGCATAGGAAATGGATACGGCAA GGTTGCCTTCGTGATAGCCTGCCTGCTGGACTACCCGGTAGCCTTCTTCTGGCTGGTGTGCCCGATCCCGTTCCTCGTGCTTTGCCAGCAGTTGACCAGGCGGTTCGAGAGCCTTCAGTCGCTGCTGGAGGCGCAGTTGGCCGGGATCGTGGCCCGCGACCGCCTCGCCGGGAACCCCCAGAACAGCATCGAGAACGTGCGGCTCCTCCACGCCGAGTTGACCGGCCTCGCCGAACTCTTCGGCTCCAGTTTCGGCCTCTACCTCACCAACTACTTCCTCTTCACCTTCCTCAAGCAGCTCATCCTCTTCTACAAGTGCCTCTACGTTACCAAGAAATTCAAGCTCATCCGGATCCTCCTCTTCGTCCAGACTTGGGTCGGAGCCTTCCTACACTCCAGTTTCTCCGAGGCTCTCATGGCGTCG aGCAGTAAAATCATTGAGGTACTGCGAAGCTGTCCAACCACAAAGCTGCCGACTCTTCATTGCCAAGAACAG GTTCTTCTTTTCACAACCCAACTTCAAACGGCCAAGCTGACCATAACTGCATCAGAGCTTTTTACCGTTGATCGCCAACTCTTGACATCT ATGATAATGGCAGTGACCACCTATATAATTGTGATCATCCAATTGACTCCGGACATAAACCTGATACTCAGTCGGTTCAACCTGAATGAGACAGCTCACTGA
- the LOC109039916 gene encoding uncharacterized protein gives MLSQLLLLVPLLVLPTRAEKEVFAHFILGNTAPYSHDDFHADIKAASDAGIDGFALNIGGDSFTSASLDALFAAAESFNRATGRSFRSFISFDYAAYPFTIDDCVTRLLRHSPSPAYFHYNGRPVASTFLGTKAHHDWNEIKRRTNAYFIPTYSDVWVGESARYPPVDGLLSWDAWPYHANVTPATDQHYVEQLKSAGKQYMMPVSPWFYTACCGKNWLYNSDQLWPARWQQVFQLRPDFLQLLTWNDYGESHYLGPQTTHASSYPQGSKGFNEGMVHSAWLSDLPYYIQKYKSGNEPVAGAYNEHLTFWYRRNPKHACGTGGTVCNSKANGQETFPATDCAADQVNFSVFTAETAVVTVQIGDGRPRTVTSPTRGSFSGSVPFDGQTGAVKISAQVGPRTIRTITGPGITNDCGGLGHVNWNPWVGGGVPS, from the coding sequence ATGCTGTCTCAGCTTCTGCTCCTGGTCCCTCTGCTGGTTCTGCCGACCCGCGCGGAGAAGGAGGTCTTCGCCCACTTCATCCTCGGCAACACAGCTCCCTACAGTCACGATGACTTCCACGCGGACATCAAGGCGGCCTCCGACGCCGGGATCGACGGTTTCGCCTTAAACATCGGCGGCGACTCCTTCACCTCCGCCTCGCTGGACGCCCTCTTCGCCGCCGCGGAGTCCTTCAACCGCGCCACCGGCCGCTCCTTCCGCAGCTTCATCTCCTTCGACTACGCCGCCTACCCCTTCACCATCGACGACTGCGTCACGCGCCTCCTCCGCCACTCCCCCTCGCCCGCCTACTTCCACTACAACGGTCGTCCCGTCGCTTCCACCTTCCTCGGCACCAAGGCCCACCACGACTGGAACGAGATCAAGCGGCGGACCAACGCCTACTTCATCCCCACCTACAGCGATGTCTGGGTCGGCGAGAGCGCCCGCTACCCTCCCGTCGACGGACTCTTATCATGGGACGCCTGGCCGTACCACGCCAACGTCACACCCGCCACCGACCAACACTACGTCGAACAGCTCAAATCCGCCGGCAAGCAGTACATGATGCCCGTCTCGCCCTGGTTCTACACCGCTTGCTGCGGCAAGAATTGGCTCTATAACTCGGATCAGCTCTGGCCTGCACGGTGGCAGCAGGTCTTTCAACTCCGTCCGGACTTCCTCCAGCTTCTGACGTGGAATGACTACGGCGAGTCGCATTACCTCGGTCCACAAACAACCCACGCATCTTCCTACCCTCAAGGCTCGAAGGGTTTCAATGAGGGCATGGTGCACAGCGCGTGGCTATCCGACCTCCCTTACTACATCCAGAAGTACAAGTCTGGGAATGAGCCCGTGGCGGGTGCTTACAACGAGCACTTGACTTTCTGGTACCGCAGGAACCCGAAGCACGCTTGCGGAACGGGCGGTACCGTTTGCAACTCAAAGGCGAACGGCCAGGAAACATTCCCAGCGACGGACTGCGCGGCGGACCAGGTCAACTTCTCCGTGTTCACGGCGGAAACGGCGGTTGTGACGGTGCAGATCGGTGATGGGCGACCGCGGACGGTCACCTCCCCGACGAGGGGGTCGTTCAGTGGAAGTGTGCCGTTCGACGGTCAAACTGGGGCTGTTAAAATCTCGGCGCAAGTCGGTCCACGGACGATTCGGACCATCACTGGACCGGGAATCACGAATGATTGTGGAGGCCTCGGGCATGTGAACTGGAATCCGTGGGTTGGCGGTGGTGTGCCGAGCTGA